One Verrucomicrobiota bacterium DNA segment encodes these proteins:
- a CDS encoding NAD-dependent malic enzyme gives MKKKQGSQKPSKPSISHSFIIKMNYPNLPGMLARVTKVIGDEGGDLGNVEILGVIHNRMNRRVTFHAADEKHADLIVKALRKIKTLVVEDVTDEVLKIHEGGKIAIRSKLRLDNRDTLSMAYTPGVARVCQIIAADPLKAFDYTIKKNSVAVVTDGTAVLGLGDIGPEAAMPVMEGKAMLFKEYGAVDAYPICLRTKDVDEIVETICRISPGFGGINLEDISAPRCFEIEEKLKERLDIPVFHDDQHGTAVVVLAAMINACKLTNKKIKSLKVVIVGAGAAGVAIAKILMSAGCSNIIMCDRMGAIHKGRTDLNPMKKWLADHTNPKNEKGGVQESLKKSDVFVGVSGPGIVEPQWLKAMNPNGFVFALANPVPEVPPEEAMKYAAIVATGRSDYPNQINNVLAFPGIFRGALDVRARKITEGMKVAAARAIARCVAPSDLAPDNIIPSVFDYNVGKEVARAVRDEYFANIDS, from the coding sequence ATGAAGAAAAAACAAGGCTCTCAAAAACCATCGAAACCGAGTATTAGTCACAGCTTTATTATTAAAATGAATTACCCAAATTTGCCGGGGATGTTGGCAAGGGTGACAAAAGTCATTGGTGACGAAGGGGGTGACTTGGGCAATGTGGAGATACTCGGGGTCATTCATAACCGGATGAATCGCCGTGTGACTTTCCACGCCGCTGATGAAAAGCATGCAGACCTGATCGTTAAGGCATTGCGGAAAATCAAGACCCTTGTCGTCGAAGATGTCACGGATGAAGTCCTGAAAATCCATGAGGGTGGTAAGATAGCGATCCGTAGCAAGCTCCGCCTCGATAACCGTGACACCCTTTCAATGGCCTATACCCCGGGTGTCGCACGTGTTTGCCAGATCATTGCAGCAGATCCCCTCAAAGCTTTTGATTACACCATTAAGAAAAATTCCGTCGCGGTGGTGACAGATGGAACCGCTGTCCTTGGCCTCGGTGACATCGGCCCGGAAGCGGCAATGCCTGTGATGGAAGGTAAAGCCATGCTCTTTAAGGAATACGGGGCTGTGGACGCTTATCCGATTTGTTTACGTACAAAGGATGTCGATGAGATTGTGGAAACGATTTGCCGGATTTCCCCCGGATTCGGTGGAATCAACCTCGAGGATATCTCTGCCCCACGTTGTTTTGAAATAGAGGAGAAACTTAAAGAACGCCTCGATATACCGGTTTTCCATGATGACCAGCACGGGACGGCTGTTGTGGTCCTTGCCGCCATGATTAATGCCTGCAAATTAACCAATAAAAAAATCAAGTCACTGAAAGTTGTCATTGTCGGTGCTGGTGCTGCTGGGGTGGCCATTGCCAAAATCTTGATGTCCGCGGGTTGCTCGAATATAATTATGTGTGACAGGATGGGGGCGATCCATAAAGGACGTACCGATCTTAACCCCATGAAAAAGTGGCTCGCCGATCATACGAATCCTAAAAATGAAAAAGGTGGCGTTCAAGAAAGCCTAAAAAAATCGGATGTTTTTGTCGGTGTCTCGGGACCAGGAATCGTGGAGCCACAATGGCTCAAGGCGATGAATCCAAATGGTTTTGTCTTTGCTCTGGCAAATCCAGTACCGGAAGTCCCGCCTGAAGAAGCCATGAAATATGCGGCGATTGTAGCGACCGGCCGGAGTGATTATCCTAACCAGATCAATAACGTTCTAGCCTTCCCCGGGATTTTCCGGGGTGCTCTCGATGTCAGGGCCCGTAAGATTACAGAAGGAATGAAAGTAGCTGCAGCGCGCGCTATTGCAAGGTGTGTGGCTCCTTCTGATCTGGCTCCGGACAATATCATTCCCAGTGTGTTCGATTATAATGTCGGCAAGGAAGTCGCCCGTGCTGTTCGCGACGAATACTTCGCCAATATAGATTCATGA
- a CDS encoding leucyl aminopeptidase: MMNFTIRPSAQPDQSQPVVGFIPEFSSKPPLKELEAISPEEFSGKKFTHIILREGKKRILLIGLGDGKKVDDDTFRKASGVAIRQLNKIGVYRAQFVLDGVEQFAQACVEGILQGVYEFTSFKDSKNAKKAKVDEISFLISKDQVASVTKAVHDGQIVGECVNIVRQIGNLPGNYINPPTLADEALKLAKKYKLKATVFDKKKLEAGGFRGILAVGGGSKSEPRLIALEYKGAKNKSAKPLAFVGKAVTFDSGGISIKPWEKMEEMKFDKMGGVAVLGAICAIAALKLPINVVALISSAENLLDAHAYRPGDIITSYDGKTIEVLTTDAEGRIVLADAMAYARQKYEPAAMIDLATLTGACIVALGEYKAGLFGNNEEFIAQVKQASLSSGEPSWHLPIGPEYHDQIKSDVAHVKNVGGRYGGAITAAAFLELWAEKTPWVHLDIAGVAWTTREHVFQGKGATGYGVRLLVDLAKQFA; encoded by the coding sequence ATGATGAATTTTACTATCAGACCTTCCGCTCAACCCGACCAGTCCCAACCGGTCGTTGGATTTATCCCTGAATTCTCGTCGAAGCCACCCTTGAAGGAGCTCGAAGCAATTTCCCCGGAAGAATTTTCCGGTAAAAAATTTACACACATCATTCTGAGGGAAGGTAAAAAAAGAATCCTTTTAATCGGGCTCGGTGACGGGAAAAAGGTTGATGATGATACATTCCGCAAAGCATCCGGGGTCGCCATCCGGCAATTGAATAAAATCGGTGTTTATCGCGCGCAATTTGTCCTAGACGGTGTGGAGCAATTTGCTCAAGCCTGTGTCGAGGGTATTCTTCAAGGTGTTTATGAGTTCACCAGTTTCAAGGATTCTAAAAATGCCAAGAAAGCGAAGGTTGATGAGATTAGTTTTTTAATTTCAAAAGATCAGGTCGCGAGTGTCACCAAAGCTGTCCATGACGGACAGATTGTCGGAGAATGCGTGAATATAGTCAGGCAAATCGGTAACCTGCCGGGCAACTACATTAATCCTCCCACCTTGGCGGATGAAGCCTTGAAGCTGGCGAAGAAATACAAGCTCAAAGCCACTGTCTTTGATAAAAAGAAACTCGAGGCGGGCGGTTTTCGCGGGATATTGGCGGTGGGCGGTGGCAGTAAGAGCGAGCCACGCCTGATAGCATTGGAATATAAAGGGGCAAAAAACAAATCAGCCAAGCCGTTGGCTTTTGTAGGGAAGGCTGTTACTTTCGACAGCGGGGGAATATCCATCAAACCATGGGAAAAGATGGAGGAGATGAAATTTGATAAAATGGGTGGGGTCGCCGTCCTCGGGGCCATTTGTGCAATTGCCGCCCTAAAGCTCCCGATTAATGTGGTCGCCCTGATTTCTTCAGCGGAGAATCTCCTGGATGCCCATGCTTACCGTCCTGGTGACATTATTACCAGCTATGACGGAAAGACAATCGAAGTGCTCACCACCGATGCGGAAGGACGGATTGTCCTAGCCGATGCCATGGCTTACGCGCGCCAGAAATATGAACCCGCAGCGATGATCGACCTAGCGACATTGACAGGAGCCTGTATTGTGGCCCTAGGGGAATACAAAGCCGGACTTTTCGGGAATAATGAAGAATTTATTGCACAGGTCAAACAAGCTTCGCTGAGTAGCGGAGAGCCCTCATGGCATCTGCCGATCGGACCGGAATACCATGACCAGATAAAAAGTGATGTGGCCCACGTTAAAAATGTCGGGGGACGTTATGGGGGGGCCATTACAGCGGCAGCATTCCTAGAGCTCTGGGCGGAAAAGACACCTTGGGTCCATCTGGATATTGCCGGGGTGGCTTGGACGACGAGGGAACATGTTTTCCAAGGCAAGGGTGCCACCGGTTACGGGGTGCGATTACTCGTGGATTTAGCAAAACAATTTGCTTAA